Proteins co-encoded in one Ruegeria pomeroyi DSS-3 genomic window:
- the rplO gene encoding 50S ribosomal protein L15, producing MKLHELSDNPGATKKRMRIGRGPGSGKGKMGGRGIKGQKSRSGVAINGYEGGQMPLYQRLPKRGFNKPNRKAFAVVNLGLIQKFVEAGKLDGAAAITEDALVASGLVRRKLDGIRVLAKGDFNAKLNIEVTGASKSAVEAVEKAGGSLKVTNAAAAE from the coding sequence ATGAAACTGCATGAACTCAGCGACAATCCGGGCGCAACCAAGAAACGGATGCGCATCGGCCGCGGCCCCGGCTCGGGCAAGGGCAAGATGGGTGGCCGTGGTATCAAAGGTCAGAAATCCCGCTCGGGCGTGGCCATCAACGGCTATGAAGGCGGCCAGATGCCGCTCTATCAGCGTCTGCCCAAGCGTGGCTTCAACAAGCCCAACCGCAAGGCATTCGCCGTCGTCAACCTGGGCCTGATCCAGAAATTCGTCGAAGCCGGCAAACTGGACGGCGCCGCCGCCATCACCGAGGACGCGCTGGTCGCATCCGGCCTGGTGCGCCGCAAGCTGGACGGCATTCGCGTGCTGGCCAAGGGTGATTTCAACGCCAAGCTGAACATCGAAGTCACCGGCGCGTCGAAATCGGCTGTCGAGGCTGTCGAAAAGGCGGGCGGCTCGCTGAAGGTCACAAACGCTGCTGCGGCAGAGTAA